A single genomic interval of Mucilaginibacter robiniae harbors:
- a CDS encoding undecaprenyl-phosphate glucose phosphotransferase → MSHRYATFIKAINLSIDYVVLNVSMILAYLIVDKSYIIWINNKNYLPIVLVFNLIWLLSANITRFYEQVLTKDSIHTYRGVFKTYLLFLSLICFTVLIIIGTKAYYITRQYLFYSLALFAILLGLWKLIFLAIRKSDRALLTDFRKAVIIGAGRIGTDLYNFINYNPERGYKIVGFFDDNTPIANVSLYLGHTDECIQYVKSHNIDEIFCTLPNSQSDKIEQLMMAADQNLIRFKLVPEFYYTHRPTFVQNFGHIPVISIRPEPLENMLNRFFKRLFDMAFSLFIILFVFSWLFPIMAILIKLSSPGPVFFVQKRSGRDNLAFNCYKFRSMQVNTDSDNKQATRGDARITKIGAFMRRTNLDELPQFVNVLLGNMTVVGPRPHMLKHTEEYSKLIDKFMVRHFLKPGITGWAQVNGLRGETKTTADMLQRVEADVWYLENWSFLLDLKIIFLTFWGTVKGDKNAF, encoded by the coding sequence ATGAGTCACAGATACGCTACCTTCATCAAGGCTATAAATCTTTCTATTGATTATGTCGTTTTGAATGTAAGCATGATACTGGCTTATCTAATTGTTGATAAATCATATATCATCTGGATCAATAACAAAAACTATTTGCCCATAGTTTTGGTGTTCAACCTAATTTGGCTATTGTCTGCCAATATTACCCGGTTTTATGAACAGGTACTTACAAAAGATTCTATACATACCTACCGGGGCGTGTTTAAAACCTATTTATTATTTCTCAGCTTAATCTGTTTTACCGTACTAATCATTATTGGTACAAAAGCTTACTATATTACTCGTCAGTATCTGTTTTACTCATTAGCCCTGTTTGCAATATTGCTGGGCTTATGGAAGTTGATTTTTCTAGCTATACGTAAAAGCGACCGGGCATTGTTGACAGATTTCAGGAAGGCCGTAATTATTGGTGCCGGCCGCATAGGTACCGATTTATATAACTTCATTAATTACAACCCCGAAAGAGGTTATAAAATTGTAGGCTTTTTTGATGATAATACCCCTATTGCAAATGTCAGCTTGTACCTCGGCCATACGGATGAATGCATACAATATGTAAAGAGCCATAACATTGATGAGATATTTTGTACGCTACCGAATAGCCAATCAGATAAAATAGAGCAGCTGATGATGGCGGCCGACCAGAATTTAATTCGCTTTAAGTTGGTGCCCGAATTTTATTATACCCACCGGCCAACATTCGTGCAAAACTTTGGCCACATACCGGTGATCTCTATCAGGCCTGAGCCGCTGGAGAATATGCTAAACCGCTTTTTTAAACGACTGTTTGATATGGCGTTTTCTCTATTTATTATCCTGTTTGTTTTTAGCTGGTTGTTTCCAATTATGGCCATATTGATTAAGCTGAGCTCGCCCGGACCTGTGTTTTTCGTTCAAAAACGTTCTGGTCGTGATAATTTGGCATTTAATTGTTACAAGTTCAGGAGCATGCAGGTAAATACCGATTCAGATAACAAACAAGCTACCCGTGGTGATGCTCGTATTACGAAAATAGGTGCCTTTATGCGCCGTACAAACTTGGATGAGCTGCCGCAGTTTGTCAACGTATTATTGGGCAACATGACGGTGGTTGGCCCACGCCCTCACATGCTGAAACATACTGAAGAATATTCTAAACTGATTGACAAGTTTATGGTTCGGCATTTTTTAAAGCCGGGTATCACTGGTTGGGCACAAGTAAACGGTTTAAGGGGTGAAACTAAAACCACTGCTGATATGCTGCAAAGGGTAGAAGCCGATGTATGGTATTTGGAAAACTGGTCGTTTTTACTGGATTTAAAAATTATTTTCCTGACGTTTTGGGGTACGGTAAAGGGTGATAAGAACGCTTTTTAA
- a CDS encoding MFS transporter: MEIKNNPKTIRAWAMFDWANSAYNLVITSTIFPAYYTAITTTKEHGDTVMFFGHPFVNTALSNYVLAAAYFLVVLILPILTSIADYRGNKKNYMQLFTWIGGVACCGLFFFKLDTLEISMLFFALAAIGYCSGAVFYNSYLPQIASIDQQDGVSAKGFTYGYIGSVLLQIICFVFVLKPEWFHITDGTLPARLSFLLVGIWWLGFAQIPFNRLPKGEPNTGSQNYNVISGGFKELGKVWQKIKNMPVLIRYLTAFFFYSMGVQTIMLVAANFGAKELKLPDASLIGVVLIIQLVAIGGAYLMSKLSDRYGNVKVLIGVVIIWIGVCVAAYFTANATQFYILAVVVGMVMGGIQSLSRSTYSKYLPQNITDTASYFSFYDVTEKLAIVIGLFTFGFIESLTHSMRNSALTLSVFFLAGLVLLLSLLGVQKKQKEYVILNAE, from the coding sequence ATGGAAATCAAAAACAACCCGAAAACCATTCGTGCCTGGGCGATGTTCGATTGGGCTAATTCGGCTTACAATCTGGTTATAACTTCTACTATATTTCCAGCTTATTATACCGCTATAACCACCACTAAAGAACATGGTGATACAGTTATGTTTTTCGGTCATCCGTTTGTGAATACAGCCTTATCTAACTACGTGCTGGCTGCAGCTTACTTTTTAGTAGTGTTAATATTGCCCATCTTAACCTCCATTGCCGATTATCGGGGTAATAAAAAAAACTACATGCAACTCTTTACCTGGATAGGAGGGGTGGCTTGCTGTGGCTTATTCTTTTTTAAACTGGATACACTCGAAATAAGTATGCTGTTTTTTGCTTTGGCTGCTATTGGTTATTGTAGTGGAGCCGTGTTTTACAATTCTTATTTGCCTCAAATAGCCAGTATAGATCAACAAGATGGTGTTAGTGCCAAAGGGTTTACGTATGGTTATATAGGCAGTGTACTGTTGCAAATTATATGTTTCGTGTTCGTTTTAAAACCAGAGTGGTTTCATATTACCGATGGTACATTGCCAGCACGCTTGTCGTTTTTGCTGGTAGGTATTTGGTGGCTGGGCTTTGCACAAATACCTTTTAATCGTTTACCTAAAGGTGAGCCAAATACTGGAAGTCAAAACTATAATGTAATAAGTGGCGGCTTTAAAGAGCTGGGCAAAGTGTGGCAAAAAATCAAGAATATGCCCGTGCTGATACGTTATTTAACAGCTTTCTTTTTTTACTCTATGGGCGTGCAAACCATCATGCTGGTAGCTGCCAACTTTGGTGCTAAAGAGTTGAAATTACCGGATGCAAGTTTAATTGGTGTTGTGTTAATAATACAATTAGTAGCTATAGGTGGTGCATACCTGATGTCAAAACTATCAGACCGATATGGTAACGTTAAGGTGCTGATAGGTGTAGTTATCATCTGGATCGGTGTGTGTGTAGCAGCTTACTTTACAGCTAACGCTACCCAATTTTATATACTGGCGGTAGTAGTAGGTATGGTAATGGGGGGGATCCAGTCCCTTTCGCGTTCAACATATTCTAAATACCTGCCGCAAAATATTACCGACACTGCTTCTTATTTTAGCTTTTATGATGTTACCGAAAAACTGGCTATCGTAATTGGCTTATTTACTTTCGGCTTTATTGAATCACTTACGCACAGCATGCGTAATTCGGCGTTAACGTTAAGTGTTTTCTTTTTAGCAGGCCTGGTTTTATTGTTATCCTTGCTGGGTGTGCAAAAAAAGCAAAAGGAATATGTAATATTGAACGCTGAATAA
- a CDS encoding (Fe-S)-binding protein — translation MKVELFIPCYVDQFFPDTGFNTVKLLEKAGCDVHYKAARTCCGRPAFDTGFWDDAKALGSKFLNDFTEEDIIVSPSAACTGMVRNSYTDLFTNTIAHNKCRTVQGNIYELSDFLVNILQYDYFGAELEGRAVYHDSCSALRQCKIKDEPRQLLSKVYGLEVVELKNSETCCGFGGTFSVKFDAISSALAQQKVENALAAQADYIISTDHSCLMHLQTYINKNNLPIKTMHIADVLANGWGNI, via the coding sequence ATGAAGGTTGAATTGTTTATACCCTGCTACGTTGATCAGTTTTTTCCGGATACAGGGTTCAATACTGTTAAGTTATTGGAAAAGGCTGGCTGTGATGTGCATTATAAGGCGGCACGAACCTGTTGTGGAAGGCCAGCTTTTGATACCGGCTTTTGGGACGATGCCAAAGCGCTAGGCAGTAAATTTTTAAACGACTTTACCGAAGAAGACATTATTGTTTCACCTTCAGCAGCCTGCACCGGTATGGTTCGCAATAGCTATACCGATTTGTTTACCAATACCATTGCACACAATAAGTGCCGCACTGTGCAGGGTAACATTTATGAGCTGTCCGACTTTCTGGTTAACATCTTACAATATGATTATTTCGGCGCCGAACTGGAAGGCCGGGCCGTTTATCATGATAGTTGCAGCGCTTTGCGCCAATGTAAAATTAAGGATGAACCTCGTCAGCTTTTATCCAAGGTGTATGGCTTGGAGGTTGTGGAACTGAAAAATAGCGAAACGTGTTGTGGCTTTGGTGGTACCTTTTCGGTAAAGTTTGATGCTATATCAAGCGCATTAGCACAGCAAAAAGTAGAAAATGCTTTAGCTGCTCAAGCTGACTATATTATCTCAACAGATCATTCCTGCTTGATGCATCTGCAAACGTATATTAATAAAAATAACTTACCTATCAAAACCATGCATATTGCTGATGTACTGGCTAATGGTTGGGGAAATATATAA
- the thrS gene encoding threonine--tRNA ligase, producing MINITLPDGSVRQYDKGITSMQIAQSISEGLARNVLAAEVNGQVWDASRPIENDANIKLLTWNDEQGKSTFWHSSAHLMAEALEALYPGTKFGIGPAIETGFYYDVDFGERIFSQEDFKAVEDKMLELAKAKQDYIRKPVSKAEAVEYFTEKGDEYKLDLIKDLPDGSITFYTQGNFTDLCRGPHIPNTGFVKAIKLMNVAGAYWRGDETRKQLTRIYAVTYPKQSELTEYLRVLEEAKKRDHRKLGKELELFAFSEKVGMGLPLWLPKGTALRERLVNFMQRAQVAAGYEQVITPHIGHKSLYVTSGHYEKYGKDSFQPIQTPQEGEEFFLKPMNCPHHCEIYKTKPRSYKDLPVRFAEFGTVYRYEQSGELHGLTRVRGFTQDDAHLFCRPDQVKEEFKKVIDLVLYVFSALGFEDYTAQVSLRDPENKAKYIGTDENWHLAETAIMEAAAEKGLPTVVELGEAAFYGPKLDFMVKDALGRKWQLGTIQVDYNLPERFELEYTGSDNLKHRPVMIHRAPFGSLERFVAVLIEHCAGNFPLWLSPEQYVILPISEKYEDYAKKLSNELRTSDIRGLIDFRDEKIGRKIRDAEVKKVPYMLIVGEKEAADGTISVRKHGVGDLGSISIEDFKQQLIKEITV from the coding sequence ATGATTAACATTACACTTCCTGATGGTTCCGTACGTCAGTACGACAAAGGAATCACTTCCATGCAGATTGCACAATCCATTTCCGAAGGTTTAGCCCGTAACGTTTTAGCAGCTGAAGTAAATGGCCAGGTTTGGGATGCCAGCCGACCTATTGAAAATGATGCTAATATAAAGCTACTCACCTGGAATGATGAACAAGGTAAATCTACCTTTTGGCATTCATCCGCTCACTTAATGGCCGAAGCGCTTGAAGCTTTGTATCCGGGTACTAAATTCGGTATTGGTCCGGCTATTGAAACCGGCTTTTATTATGATGTAGATTTTGGCGAGCGTATTTTTTCGCAAGAGGATTTTAAAGCGGTTGAAGACAAAATGCTGGAACTGGCGAAAGCCAAACAAGATTATATCCGCAAACCGGTAAGTAAAGCCGAAGCGGTTGAATACTTTACCGAAAAAGGCGACGAGTACAAGCTGGATTTGATTAAAGATTTACCCGATGGTTCTATTACGTTTTACACCCAGGGTAACTTTACCGATTTATGCCGCGGCCCGCATATTCCTAATACCGGGTTTGTAAAAGCTATAAAGCTGATGAACGTAGCCGGAGCTTACTGGCGTGGTGATGAAACCCGCAAGCAGCTTACCCGTATTTACGCCGTAACTTACCCTAAGCAAAGCGAATTAACTGAATACTTGCGTGTACTGGAAGAGGCCAAAAAACGCGACCATCGTAAGTTGGGTAAAGAATTAGAATTGTTTGCCTTTTCTGAAAAGGTAGGCATGGGCTTGCCGCTATGGTTGCCTAAAGGAACCGCCTTGCGCGAACGTTTGGTTAACTTTATGCAACGCGCACAAGTAGCCGCCGGGTACGAGCAGGTAATTACCCCACATATTGGCCATAAAAGTTTGTATGTAACTTCTGGCCACTATGAAAAATATGGTAAGGATAGTTTCCAGCCTATACAAACCCCGCAAGAAGGTGAGGAGTTCTTTTTAAAACCGATGAACTGCCCGCACCATTGTGAAATTTATAAAACTAAACCGCGTTCGTATAAAGATTTGCCGGTACGTTTTGCTGAGTTCGGTACCGTTTACCGGTACGAGCAAAGTGGTGAGTTGCACGGCTTAACCCGTGTACGCGGCTTTACACAAGATGATGCTCACTTATTCTGCCGCCCTGACCAGGTGAAGGAGGAATTCAAGAAGGTGATTGATTTAGTTTTGTATGTGTTTTCGGCTTTAGGTTTTGAAGATTACACTGCACAGGTATCCCTGCGCGATCCTGAAAATAAAGCAAAATATATTGGTACCGACGAGAACTGGCACTTGGCTGAAACGGCTATTATGGAAGCCGCTGCCGAAAAAGGTTTGCCTACTGTAGTAGAGTTAGGTGAAGCTGCATTTTACGGTCCTAAATTGGACTTTATGGTGAAGGATGCATTGGGCCGTAAATGGCAGTTAGGTACTATACAGGTTGACTATAACTTGCCGGAACGTTTTGAACTGGAATATACCGGTAGTGATAACCTGAAACATCGCCCGGTAATGATTCACCGTGCGCCATTTGGCTCATTAGAACGCTTTGTGGCTGTGCTTATTGAGCACTGTGCAGGTAACTTCCCGCTGTGGTTATCGCCCGAACAGTATGTGATTTTGCCTATTTCGGAAAAATATGAAGATTATGCAAAAAAACTTTCAAATGAGCTAAGAACTTCCGATATTCGCGGGCTAATTGATTTCAGAGATGAAAAAATAGGCCGGAAAATCCGGGATGCTGAAGTCAAGAAAGTTCCGTACATGCTGATTGTAGGCGAGAAAGAAGCAGCCGATGGCACGATTTCTGTTCGTAAGCACGGCGTAGGAGATTTGGGCAGCATTAGTATAGAAGATTTTAAACAACAATTAATTAAAGAAATAACAGTATAA
- the infC gene encoding translation initiation factor IF-3 — MALNKPNFSRGPRPPFKKKEAEHNINNFIKAPEVRLVGDNVEQGVYPTREALAIAQEQELDLVEISPNAVPPVCRVIDYNKFIYEQKKKLKEIKSNAKQTVIKEIRFGPNTDDHDFNFKLKHAISFLEAGEKVRAYVHFKGRAIVYKEQGEILLLKFAQALEEVGKVEQLPKLEGKRMFLIVGPKSAKK, encoded by the coding sequence TTGGCATTAAACAAACCAAATTTCAGCAGAGGTCCACGGCCTCCTTTTAAGAAAAAGGAAGCTGAGCATAACATTAATAATTTTATCAAAGCTCCGGAAGTTCGTTTGGTGGGCGATAACGTGGAGCAGGGGGTATATCCTACCCGCGAAGCGCTGGCTATAGCACAGGAACAGGAGCTGGATCTGGTTGAAATATCTCCAAATGCAGTTCCGCCGGTTTGCCGTGTAATTGACTATAATAAATTCATTTACGAGCAAAAGAAGAAGCTGAAAGAGATCAAGAGTAACGCCAAGCAAACCGTTATTAAAGAAATCCGTTTCGGCCCGAATACTGATGATCATGACTTTAATTTCAAACTAAAGCATGCCATTAGCTTTTTGGAAGCCGGAGAAAAAGTAAGAGCTTACGTACACTTTAAAGGCCGTGCTATTGTTTACAAAGAGCAAGGTGAAATTTTGCTTTTGAAGTTTGCTCAAGCATTGGAAGAAGTAGGTAAAGTTGAACAATTACCTAAGTTGGAAGGTAAACGGATGTTCTTGATTGTTGGCCCTAAATCAGCTAAAAAGTAG
- the rpmI gene encoding 50S ribosomal protein L35: MPKMKTNSSAKKRFKLTGTGKIARKNAYKSHILTKMSTKRKRALGQTSLVADADLGNVKRMLCIGK, translated from the coding sequence ATGCCAAAAATGAAAACCAATTCCAGTGCTAAAAAGCGTTTTAAGCTTACTGGAACCGGTAAAATTGCAAGAAAAAACGCATACAAAAGCCACATCTTAACCAAGATGTCAACTAAACGTAAGCGTGCTTTAGGTCAGACCAGCTTAGTTGCTGACGCTGATTTAGGTAACGTAAAACGTATGCTTTGTATCGGAAAGTAA
- the rplT gene encoding 50S ribosomal protein L20 — MPRSVNAVASRRRRKKIMNLAKGYYGSRSKVYTIAKNTVEKGLQYAYRDRKTKKREFRALWIQRINAGARQHGISYSQLMGKLNASEIGLNRKVLADLAMNHPEAFQAVIDAVK; from the coding sequence ATGCCACGTTCAGTTAACGCAGTTGCGTCGAGAAGACGCCGGAAAAAAATCATGAACCTTGCCAAAGGTTATTATGGTTCACGCAGCAAGGTTTACACCATTGCTAAAAACACAGTTGAAAAAGGTTTACAGTACGCTTACCGCGACCGTAAAACTAAAAAAAGAGAGTTCCGCGCTTTATGGATTCAGCGTATCAACGCTGGTGCTCGTCAGCATGGTATTTCTTACTCTCAGTTAATGGGTAAATTAAACGCTAGTGAAATCGGATTAAACCGTAAAGTATTAGCTGATTTAGCTATGAATCACCCAGAAGCTTTCCAAGCTGTGATTGATGCTGTAAAGTAA
- a CDS encoding SRPBCC family protein: MATTALEETTFFKGPSEEEKGPINLEWPERYISIAAGVKLAFSGLTHIFSSPFTSILKVGAGGYLLNRGVTGHCELYSRMGKVNTNPVNVNIRTSFTVNKPRQEVYDFWRKLDNLPKFMKHLQTVELIDEKRSHWVLKLPTNVAKVSWDAEIVNDEPGNAIGWSSLPGSTINNAGKVRFEDATESEGTVVDVVISYTPPAGGVGTALGHVLNPLFKKMVDEDVRNFKQYLDVEGTHYTLNDTHADEAHNHNSAVL, translated from the coding sequence ATGGCAACTACAGCATTAGAAGAAACCACCTTTTTTAAAGGTCCGAGTGAAGAAGAAAAAGGTCCGATTAACCTGGAATGGCCTGAACGCTATATATCCATTGCAGCTGGTGTAAAATTAGCTTTCTCCGGCTTAACGCATATCTTTTCCAGTCCGTTTACCAGTATTTTAAAAGTGGGTGCCGGCGGTTATTTGTTAAACCGGGGTGTTACCGGCCATTGCGAGTTATACTCACGTATGGGTAAAGTAAATACCAACCCTGTTAATGTAAATATTCGCACCTCATTCACCGTAAACAAACCACGTCAGGAAGTTTATGATTTTTGGCGTAAACTGGATAACTTGCCTAAGTTCATGAAACACTTACAAACGGTAGAATTGATTGATGAGAAACGCTCACATTGGGTATTAAAGTTACCAACTAACGTAGCTAAAGTAAGCTGGGATGCTGAAATTGTAAATGATGAACCAGGCAATGCTATCGGTTGGAGTTCGTTACCAGGCTCAACCATTAACAATGCCGGCAAAGTACGTTTTGAAGACGCAACTGAAAGCGAAGGCACCGTAGTAGATGTGGTAATCTCTTATACTCCTCCTGCTGGTGGTGTAGGTACTGCACTGGGTCATGTTTTGAATCCATTATTCAAGAAAATGGTGGATGAGGATGTACGTAACTTCAAACAATATTTGGATGTTGAAGGCACACACTATACGTTAAATGATACCCATGCTGATGAGGCTCATAACCACAATAGCGCTGTATTATAA
- a CDS encoding DUF6580 family putative transport protein, with protein MSLQRVNLSIGALLLVILAFIISTGAMRLVSFNFWAFSNFTPLGAMALFTGAYFNNKFKAALVLIATLFITDIFINYLYTSKIVWFNTSSLWLYASFMIMILIGSLIKKVNITNVLLASLASVAVHWLLTDIDPWLHGNLYAKGLSGYGESLFMALPFERNMLLADAAFGAVLFGGFELIKGRWGATRYSKPVVVSSK; from the coding sequence ATGTCGTTACAAAGAGTAAACTTGAGTATTGGTGCATTGCTGCTGGTTATATTGGCTTTTATAATTTCAACTGGAGCTATGCGCCTGGTAAGTTTTAACTTTTGGGCGTTTAGTAATTTTACACCGCTGGGTGCTATGGCTTTATTTACCGGAGCTTATTTTAATAACAAGTTTAAGGCTGCTTTGGTGCTAATTGCTACTTTGTTTATTACCGATATTTTTATCAATTATCTGTACACTTCAAAAATAGTATGGTTTAATACCAGTTCATTGTGGCTGTATGCAAGCTTCATGATTATGATATTAATTGGTAGCTTGATTAAAAAAGTGAACATTACTAATGTGTTGTTAGCTTCGTTAGCTAGCGTAGCGGTACATTGGCTGCTTACGGATATTGACCCATGGTTGCATGGCAATTTGTATGCTAAAGGATTATCGGGCTACGGCGAATCATTATTTATGGCGTTGCCTTTCGAACGTAATATGTTGTTGGCTGATGCTGCTTTCGGTGCGGTATTGTTCGGCGGCTTTGAGCTGATTAAAGGCCGTTGGGGAGCTACCCGTTATAGCAAGCCCGTAGTAGTGAGCAGTAAATAA
- a CDS encoding YpdA family putative bacillithiol disulfide reductase — protein sequence MLDLIIIGGGPIGLACGLEAEKAGLKFLILEKGTLVNSLYNYPATMTFFSTSERLEIGGLPFVTTHPKPNRGDALEYYRRLALSRQLPLHLFEEVTSVQPAGEGYTITTKKAQYQSRYVIVATGFYDISVNLDIPGENLPKVKHYYQDPHYYTLQKVVVVGASNSSVDVALETYRKGAEVTMVIRGNEIGSRVKYWVRPDIINRIKEGSIQAYFNSRLKEIRENEVDIETPDGVVTIANDFVMAMTGYKPNFDFLGAVGINLSDDGKYIPQYNPDTMETNMANIYLAGVVVGGMDTHLWFIENSRIHAEMIMNDIVRKRNINA from the coding sequence ATGTTAGATTTAATTATTATTGGTGGCGGCCCTATTGGCTTAGCCTGCGGACTAGAAGCTGAAAAAGCAGGTCTGAAGTTTTTGATACTGGAAAAAGGGACGTTGGTTAATTCATTGTATAACTACCCTGCAACCATGACCTTCTTTTCGACTTCAGAACGGTTGGAAATAGGCGGACTGCCTTTTGTAACTACGCACCCTAAACCCAACCGCGGTGATGCGCTGGAGTACTATAGACGTTTGGCTTTATCGCGCCAGCTACCTTTACACTTATTTGAAGAAGTTACGTCGGTACAGCCTGCTGGTGAGGGTTACACCATTACCACCAAGAAAGCTCAATACCAAAGCCGTTACGTAATTGTAGCTACCGGCTTTTATGATATATCAGTTAATTTGGACATACCCGGTGAAAACCTGCCTAAAGTGAAGCACTACTATCAGGATCCGCATTATTACACATTACAAAAAGTAGTGGTGGTAGGTGCCAGTAACTCGTCGGTTGATGTAGCGTTAGAAACTTACCGCAAAGGTGCCGAAGTAACCATGGTGATTCGAGGTAACGAAATTGGTAGTAGAGTAAAATACTGGGTTCGGCCCGATATTATTAACCGAATTAAAGAAGGCAGCATACAAGCTTATTTTAATTCAAGGCTGAAAGAGATTCGAGAGAACGAAGTTGACATAGAAACACCGGATGGTGTGGTTACCATTGCTAATGATTTTGTAATGGCCATGACGGGTTATAAACCCAATTTCGATTTTTTAGGTGCTGTAGGAATTAACCTTTCTGATGATGGTAAATACATTCCGCAGTATAACCCTGATACAATGGAAACCAATATGGCTAACATTTACCTGGCTGGTGTAGTGGTGGGTGGTATGGATACGCACCTGTGGTTCATTGAAAACTCACGTATTCATGCTGAAATGATTATGAACGATATTGTGCGTAAACGAAACATAAACGCTTAA
- a CDS encoding GNAT family N-acetyltransferase, producing the protein MDDHTMDIYHTEVADQLRGQNMGKKLVEAGVNYARENHLKIAPSCTFAKTVFARNKDYRDVLA; encoded by the coding sequence ATGGATGACCATACTATGGACATTTACCATACAGAAGTAGCAGACCAGTTACGTGGACAAAATATGGGCAAAAAGCTGGTAGAAGCCGGTGTAAATTATGCCCGTGAAAATCATTTGAAAATAGCACCATCGTGTACCTTTGCGAAAACAGTTTTTGCCCGGAATAAAGATTACCGGGATGTACTCGCCTGA
- the rpoN gene encoding RNA polymerase factor sigma-54 yields the protein MLKQNLQQKLLQKLSPQQIQFIKLLQVPTVSLDTRIKEELEDNPALEDLSLTNMNEPEEQYPDRDPDDDYSSQDESSEYDEFNIDDYLQEDNVNEYGSRYDQNGDDEEDRKEMPIAIQSSFFENLQNQLDLVPMDDRHFVIGQQIIGSLDDDGYLRRPIMSLTDDLAFSQNVMAEDEEVEEMLKIIQSFDPPGVGARSLQECLLIQLRRKDVNDPIIKKAILVVEHYLEEFTRKHYDKLEKALNMNSLELRGVVNEILKLNPKPGDSNEVNTKQQQVIPDFHISNNDGVLVLTLNAKNAPELRVSRSYQEMFEHYDKASQRDKKMKEAVQFVKQKLDSAKWFIDAIKQRQQTLLKTMNAIMQYQYEFFLTGDEKNLRPMILKDIADRIGMDISTVSRVANSKYVQTEHGTYLLKSFFSEAIQTESGEEVSNKEVKKILEEHIGREDKRHPLADEKLTEILKDAGYNIARRTVAKYREQMNIPVARLRKEL from the coding sequence ATGTTAAAGCAAAATCTTCAACAAAAACTATTACAAAAACTTTCTCCACAGCAAATTCAATTCATCAAGCTGTTACAGGTACCTACTGTATCGTTGGATACTCGTATAAAAGAAGAATTGGAAGATAACCCAGCGCTGGAAGATTTAAGTTTAACAAACATGAACGAACCGGAAGAGCAATATCCGGATCGTGACCCCGATGATGACTACAGCAGCCAAGACGAGAGTAGTGAATACGACGAGTTTAATATTGACGATTACCTGCAAGAAGATAACGTAAACGAATATGGCTCGCGCTACGACCAAAATGGTGATGATGAGGAAGATCGTAAAGAAATGCCCATTGCCATACAGAGTTCCTTTTTTGAAAACCTGCAAAACCAGTTAGATCTGGTACCTATGGATGACCGCCACTTCGTGATTGGGCAACAAATTATAGGTAGTTTAGATGATGACGGCTATTTGCGCCGCCCCATTATGTCGTTAACTGACGACTTGGCTTTTTCACAAAATGTAATGGCCGAAGATGAGGAAGTGGAGGAAATGCTGAAGATAATTCAAAGCTTTGATCCGCCGGGTGTAGGTGCCCGCAGCTTACAAGAATGCTTGCTGATTCAATTACGGCGCAAAGATGTTAATGATCCTATTATCAAAAAAGCAATTCTGGTAGTAGAACACTACCTGGAAGAGTTTACCCGTAAACATTACGATAAGCTGGAAAAAGCATTAAACATGAACTCGCTTGAACTGCGGGGCGTAGTTAATGAAATTTTGAAGCTGAACCCTAAGCCAGGCGACTCTAACGAAGTAAATACCAAGCAACAGCAAGTAATTCCAGATTTTCATATTTCGAATAACGATGGTGTGCTGGTATTAACCCTGAATGCCAAAAATGCTCCCGAACTTCGTGTAAGTCGTTCTTATCAGGAGATGTTTGAACATTACGATAAAGCTTCACAACGCGATAAAAAGATGAAAGAAGCTGTCCAGTTTGTAAAACAAAAGCTGGATTCGGCCAAGTGGTTTATTGATGCAATCAAACAACGTCAGCAAACTTTGCTGAAAACCATGAATGCCATTATGCAGTACCAATATGAGTTCTTTTTAACTGGTGATGAAAAGAACTTACGGCCCATGATATTGAAAGATATTGCCGACCGTATCGGTATGGATATTTCAACTGTATCACGTGTGGCCAACTCTAAATATGTGCAAACTGAACATGGTACGTATTTGCTTAAATCTTTCTTCTCAGAAGCTATCCAAACCGAAAGTGGTGAGGAGGTATCTAACAAGGAAGTGAAAAAAATATTGGAAGAACATATAGGCCGGGAAGATAAACGCCATCCGCTGGCTGATGAAAAGTTAACCGAAATTTTGAAAGATGCTGGTTACAACATAGCCCGGCGTACGGTAGCCAAATACCGTGAACAAATGAACATTCCGGTTGCACGACTGCGTAAAGAGTTATAA